Proteins from one Elusimicrobiota bacterium genomic window:
- a CDS encoding sugar phosphate isomerase/epimerase, translated as MSAALAVMQGRLSPPEGGRIQSFPARGWRDEFARARDCGLDRIEWIVDEPDWEANPLLSREGRAEIAALARRTGVEVRSACADLFMVHPLHSAPPAELSRRRDMLARIIAAAGEAGLEHIDIPFVDASAIKDGRAFAETTEVLRAAAPEAERRGVLLCLETSLEPVRFRSLLEAVGHPAVRANHDIGNSASLGYAPAEEFSAIGRWVSCVHIKDRRRGGGTVPLGTGDSDFAGAFAQLKACGYGGHFVLQAARGPDEVGWTKRNAAFARRWMATLKPEGHGPTD; from the coding sequence ATGAGCGCCGCTTTGGCCGTCATGCAAGGCCGGCTTTCGCCTCCGGAAGGCGGCCGCATACAGTCCTTCCCGGCCCGCGGCTGGCGCGACGAGTTCGCCCGTGCCCGGGACTGCGGCCTGGACCGCATCGAGTGGATCGTCGACGAGCCGGACTGGGAGGCCAACCCGCTGCTCAGCCGCGAAGGCCGCGCCGAGATCGCGGCCCTCGCGCGCCGCACAGGAGTCGAGGTCCGCTCGGCCTGCGCCGACCTCTTCATGGTCCATCCGCTGCACTCGGCGCCTCCCGCGGAACTGTCCCGCCGCCGGGACATGCTCGCCCGGATCATCGCGGCCGCCGGAGAGGCGGGCCTGGAGCACATCGACATCCCGTTCGTGGACGCCTCGGCCATCAAGGACGGACGCGCCTTCGCGGAGACGACCGAGGTCCTGCGCGCCGCCGCCCCGGAGGCCGAGCGCCGCGGCGTCCTGCTCTGCCTGGAGACCTCTTTGGAGCCGGTCCGCTTCCGTTCGCTCCTGGAGGCTGTCGGGCATCCCGCGGTCCGCGCCAACCACGATATCGGGAACTCCGCTTCCCTGGGCTACGCCCCCGCGGAGGAATTCTCCGCCATCGGCCGCTGGGTCTCCTGCGTGCACATCAAGGACCGCAGACGCGGCGGCGGCACCGTCCCCTTGGGGACGGGAGACTCGGACTTCGCCGGGGCCTTCGCCCAGCTGAAGGCCTGCGGCTACGGCGGGCACTTCGTGCTGCAGGCGGCCCGCGGACCGGATGAGGTGGGCTGGACCAAGCGCAACGCCGCTTTCGCGCGGCGCTGGATGGCGACCTTGAAGCCGGAGGGACATGGACCTACAGATTAA
- a CDS encoding SDR family oxidoreductase, whose amino-acid sequence MDLQIKDRVAWVAGASRGIGLAVARRLAEEGCRVALSGRDAPALAAARLELEKVFGAGRIAAFPGDAAAVDGAAAAVRGCQERWGRLDILVANAGTGKVPPGALVSDEDWDLALRQNLRTAVQAARQAMPLLAASGAGCIVLVGSIAGLEAIGAPAAYAAAKSALQAWAKSLSREAAPRRVRVNTVLPGNVLFPGGSWQSRLDKEPERTWQDIRREVPMGRFGTPEEIADAVAFLASERAAFITGAALVVDGGQTRSHP is encoded by the coding sequence ATGGACCTACAGATTAAAGACCGGGTGGCGTGGGTCGCGGGGGCCTCGCGCGGGATCGGGCTGGCCGTCGCCCGGCGGCTGGCCGAGGAGGGCTGTCGCGTCGCCCTCTCCGGCCGCGACGCGCCCGCGCTCGCCGCCGCGCGCCTTGAGCTCGAGAAGGTCTTCGGAGCCGGCCGGATCGCCGCCTTCCCCGGCGACGCGGCCGCAGTCGATGGGGCGGCCGCCGCGGTGCGGGGCTGCCAAGAGCGTTGGGGCCGGCTCGACATCCTGGTCGCCAACGCCGGGACCGGGAAGGTCCCGCCCGGGGCCTTGGTCTCGGATGAGGACTGGGACCTGGCCTTGCGGCAGAACCTGCGCACCGCGGTCCAGGCCGCGCGGCAGGCCATGCCGCTGCTCGCGGCCTCCGGGGCAGGCTGCATCGTCCTGGTAGGCTCCATCGCCGGCCTGGAGGCTATCGGGGCTCCGGCCGCCTACGCGGCCGCCAAGTCGGCCCTCCAGGCCTGGGCCAAATCGCTCTCCCGGGAAGCGGCCCCCCGCCGGGTGCGGGTCAACACCGTCCTGCCGGGCAACGTCCTGTTCCCGGGAGGGAGCTGGCAGTCCCGCCTGGACAAGGAGCCGGAGCGGACTTGGCAGGACATCCGCCGGGAGGTCCCCATGGGCCGCTTCGGGACCCCCGAAGAGATCGCCGACGCCGTCGCCTTCCTGGCCTCGGAGCGCGCTGCCTTCATCACGGGAGCCGCTCTGGTGGTGGATGGCGGACAGACCAGGAGTCACCCATGA
- a CDS encoding SDR family oxidoreductase, with protein sequence MKRNPFDLKGRVAVITGGAGLLGTMHAEAVAEARGIPIIADLDGAKARAAALSLSRRLRTRALGCACDITDPAQVEALRRGLLRRYGRIDILINNAAIDPKVGSGAGGKAKAGHWSRLENFPLEQWGRDIAVGLTGAFLCSRILGAEMAKRGRGVILNIASDLSVIAPDQRLYRVPGRSPAEQPVKPVSYSVVKAGLVGLTRYLATYWADRGIRVNALSPGGVRTNQDPAFVARLSSLIPLGRMARRDEYKGAVQFLVSDASSYMTGTNVVMDGGRSVW encoded by the coding sequence ATGAAGCGCAACCCCTTCGACCTCAAAGGACGCGTCGCCGTCATCACCGGAGGCGCGGGCTTGCTCGGGACCATGCACGCCGAAGCCGTGGCCGAAGCGCGCGGCATCCCCATCATCGCGGACCTCGACGGCGCGAAGGCCCGCGCCGCCGCTCTGTCCTTGTCCCGGAGGCTGCGGACCCGCGCCTTGGGCTGCGCCTGCGACATCACCGACCCGGCCCAGGTCGAGGCCTTGCGGCGCGGATTGCTCCGCCGCTACGGCCGCATCGACATCCTCATCAACAACGCCGCCATCGACCCGAAGGTGGGATCCGGAGCGGGAGGAAAGGCCAAAGCAGGCCACTGGTCGCGTCTGGAGAACTTCCCGCTGGAGCAGTGGGGCCGGGATATCGCGGTCGGCCTGACCGGGGCCTTCTTGTGCAGCCGCATCCTGGGCGCGGAGATGGCCAAGCGCGGGCGCGGCGTCATCCTCAACATCGCCTCGGACCTCTCGGTCATTGCGCCCGACCAACGCCTTTACCGCGTACCGGGACGCTCCCCCGCCGAGCAGCCGGTCAAGCCGGTGTCCTACTCCGTCGTCAAGGCCGGACTGGTTGGGCTGACGCGCTATCTGGCCACATACTGGGCGGACCGGGGGATACGGGTCAACGCCCTGTCCCCGGGCGGAGTCCGCACGAACCAGGATCCGGCTTTCGTCGCTCGCCTCTCATCCTTGATCCCACTCGGGCGCATGGCGCGCCGGGACGAGTACAAGGGAGCCGTCCAGTTCCTCGTATCCGACGCTTCCTCGTACATGACCGGGACGAACGTGGTGATGGACGGAGGACGGTCGGTCTGGTGA
- a CDS encoding oligosaccharide flippase family protein codes for MSSIRQSFRSSSKLSIINIGGGLLATAVNILVARRLGPESLGVVGLIQLWQLYAGFARPGFLQAGYREMLHLLGQGRQAEARDVGNIALTAEGGSLFVPLACMALAGMFLYDDPRLKAGMAVAAASFLLTSLYGYMDTMQWAHQRFSLITRANLLLKLSQPALTLAGLYSFGLYGVLAAPAVSSGLGLGYYLLQKDARDFVPRWDARESRRLLRIGLPIALYGFLYWGFRTSDRAMVARWLTLKDLGYFTFAMTFITQGCAIVSDFLNVFQTSLLSELGRVGQVRPLSGKLQRLTLLILLLTGAAAALAQTALHPLISALVPKFLPGVPALEILVLNLVCTTAPLLAYTVLISTVLNQQDMAAIIQAGGLGINIALGYAFVCAGHGLSGIAWSSAISQLSAAAAAYALLHPRLFAGAPARESQRFYQWAIGLLFLVFALHFLMNWGPFSCPALGRLWLPAAFRAVLSVAVWGTAAALLYRYWWKRGLFSATASAPDKADMMFNN; via the coding sequence ATGTCTAGCATCCGGCAGAGTTTCCGCTCTTCTTCAAAGCTCTCCATCATCAACATCGGCGGCGGCCTGCTGGCCACGGCGGTGAACATCCTGGTCGCCCGGCGCCTCGGCCCGGAATCTCTCGGCGTGGTCGGCCTGATCCAACTCTGGCAGCTCTATGCCGGCTTCGCGCGGCCGGGATTCCTGCAGGCCGGCTACCGCGAGATGCTGCATCTGCTGGGCCAGGGCCGCCAGGCCGAAGCCCGGGATGTGGGGAACATCGCCCTGACCGCTGAAGGCGGCTCTTTGTTCGTGCCCCTGGCCTGCATGGCCCTGGCCGGGATGTTCCTCTATGACGACCCCCGCCTGAAAGCCGGCATGGCCGTCGCCGCGGCGAGCTTCCTCCTCACCTCCCTGTACGGCTACATGGACACGATGCAGTGGGCGCATCAGCGCTTCTCGCTCATCACGCGCGCCAACCTCCTGCTCAAGCTTTCCCAGCCGGCGCTGACCTTGGCGGGACTTTATTCCTTCGGCCTCTACGGCGTCCTGGCGGCCCCGGCTGTCTCGTCGGGGCTGGGGCTCGGCTACTACCTGCTGCAGAAGGATGCCAGAGACTTCGTCCCGCGCTGGGACGCGCGAGAATCCCGGAGGCTGCTGCGCATCGGCTTGCCCATCGCCCTGTACGGCTTCCTCTATTGGGGGTTCCGGACCTCGGATCGCGCCATGGTCGCGCGTTGGCTGACCCTCAAGGACCTGGGCTACTTCACTTTCGCCATGACCTTCATCACCCAAGGCTGCGCCATCGTCTCGGACTTCCTCAACGTCTTCCAGACCAGCCTGCTCTCGGAGCTCGGCCGCGTGGGCCAGGTCCGTCCGCTCTCCGGCAAGCTGCAGCGCCTCACCTTGCTCATACTCCTGCTGACGGGAGCGGCCGCGGCTTTGGCCCAGACCGCGCTGCACCCCCTGATCTCGGCTTTGGTGCCCAAGTTCCTGCCCGGCGTCCCCGCTCTGGAGATCCTGGTGCTCAACCTCGTCTGCACCACGGCCCCGCTCCTGGCCTACACGGTCCTGATATCCACCGTGCTCAACCAGCAGGATATGGCCGCGATCATCCAAGCCGGCGGCCTGGGCATCAACATCGCGCTAGGCTATGCGTTCGTGTGCGCCGGTCATGGCCTCTCCGGCATCGCCTGGTCCAGCGCGATATCCCAACTCAGCGCCGCGGCCGCGGCTTATGCCCTGCTGCACCCCCGGCTCTTCGCAGGAGCCCCGGCCCGGGAATCCCAACGGTTCTACCAATGGGCCATCGGATTGCTATTCCTGGTCTTCGCGCTCCATTTCCTGATGAACTGGGGCCCATTTTCCTGTCCGGCGCTGGGCCGCCTCTGGCTGCCCGCCGCCTTCCGGGCGGTCCTGTCAGTCGCGGTCTGGGGGACAGCCGCCGCCCTGCTATATCGCTACTGGTGGAAGCGAGGCCTCTTCTCAGCGACCGCGTCCGCTCCAGACAAGGCGGACATGATGTTCAATAATTGA
- a CDS encoding NAD(P)-dependent oxidoreductase: protein MKVLVFGGAGFLGSHVSDALSDAGHAVTVFDVKVSPFLRKGQKMLVGDIQDEDRVRAAVAGSDVVYNFAGIADLQAAHDDPVGSVRSNILGNCIILEACVKAKVKRYVFASTLYVYSQAGSFYSISKRACETYIENYHRYHGLAYTILRYGSLYGSRAGKENGVGNYLRQALTKKRIIYHGNGEETREYIHVDDAARYSVEILAPEFANQHLIITGHQAIKVRELLEMISEILGGGVRIRFRQGRAANVPDTHYARTPYNFTPRVGRKLIGRHYIDLGQGLLGCIEDIHAQTAKTQQP from the coding sequence ATGAAGGTCCTGGTCTTCGGCGGCGCCGGCTTCCTGGGCAGCCACGTCAGCGACGCCCTGAGCGACGCCGGGCACGCGGTCACGGTCTTCGATGTGAAGGTGTCCCCCTTCCTGCGCAAGGGCCAGAAGATGCTGGTCGGCGACATCCAGGACGAGGACCGGGTGCGGGCGGCGGTGGCGGGCTCCGACGTGGTGTACAACTTCGCCGGGATCGCGGACCTGCAGGCCGCGCACGACGATCCCGTGGGCTCGGTGCGCTCCAACATCCTCGGGAACTGCATCATCCTGGAGGCCTGCGTGAAGGCCAAGGTGAAGCGCTACGTCTTCGCGAGCACGCTCTACGTCTACAGCCAGGCCGGCTCGTTCTACAGCATCTCCAAGCGCGCCTGCGAGACCTACATCGAGAACTACCACCGTTATCACGGCCTCGCCTACACGATCCTGCGCTACGGCTCGCTCTACGGCAGCCGCGCCGGAAAAGAGAACGGCGTCGGCAATTACCTGCGCCAGGCCCTGACCAAGAAGCGCATCATCTACCACGGCAACGGCGAGGAGACCCGGGAATACATCCACGTCGACGACGCCGCGCGCTATTCCGTCGAGATACTCGCCCCGGAATTCGCCAACCAGCACCTCATCATCACGGGCCACCAGGCGATCAAGGTCCGCGAGCTCCTGGAGATGATCAGCGAGATATTGGGAGGCGGCGTCCGCATCCGATTCCGCCAGGGCCGCGCCGCCAACGTCCCGGACACGCATTACGCGCGCACCCCCTACAACTTCACGCCGCGCGTCGGACGCAAGCTGATCGGCCGCCATTACATCGACCTGGGGCAGGGACTGTTGGGCTGCATCGAGGACATCCACGCGCAGACCGCCAAGACGCAGCAGCCCTGA